From a single Schistosoma mansoni strain Puerto Rico chromosome 4, complete genome genomic region:
- a CDS encoding putative eukaryotic translation elongation factor, which translates to MCFLVCLHLFPGELLVKFTVDELRRMMDYKRNIRNMSVIAHVDHGKSTLTDSLVCKAGIIADSRAGDARFTDTRKDEQERCITIKSTAISLYYEMSDEDVQSVKAIQPISINSEGKEEKGFLINLIDSPGHVDFSSEVTAALRVTDGALVVVDCVSGVCVQTETVLRQALTERIKPVLFMNKMDMAVTTLNCDMEELYQKFQRVIENVNVIISEFEVANNPMGDLTLDVAKGTVGFGSGLQSWAFTLMTFARLYSSKFGIEPSVLVKRFWGDNFYNAKTKKWTKEKPASDGVRGFNQFILSPIYKVFDTIMRKSKDEQIELLTKMGVTLNEAELSLPDKQRLKTALHKWLPAGDSLLQMICIHLPSPVTSQQYRVEMLYEGPMEDEAAIAMKNCDQNGPVMMYISKMVPTSDKGRFYAFGRVFSGTIGTGQKVRITGPNYVPGKKEDLYEKTIQRTVLMMGRSTEAIEDVPCGNICGLVGVDQFIVKTGTITTFAGAHNLKQMKFSVSPVVRVAVDCVNPADLPKLLEGLNRLAKSDPMVQVGY; encoded by the exons ATGTGCTTCCTagtttgtttacatttatttcCTGGCGAGTTACTC GTGAAATTCACAGTTGATGAGTTGCGTCGGATGATGGATTATAAACGGAATATTCGCAATATGTCCGTTATAGCACACGTAGATCATGGGAAGTCCACACTTACAGATTCGCTTGTCTGCAAGGCCGGCATTATCGCTGATTCACGTGCTGGAGATGCTCGGTTTACAGACACACGAAAAGACGAACAAGAAAGGTGCATCACTATCAAATCAACAGCTATCAGCTTATATTATGAAATGTCTGATGAAGACGTCCAGAGCGTTAAAGCAATTCAGCCAATTTCTATTAACTCAGaaggaaaagaagaaaaagggTTTCTCATAAACCTCATAGATTCACCAGGGCACGTCGATTTTTCCTCAGAAGTCACTGCAGCCCTTCGTGTGACAGATGGAGCTCTTGTCGTTGTTGATTGTGTATCAG GTGTCTGTGTACAAACCGAAACGGTTTTGCGTCAGGCTCTCACAGAACGCATCAAACCAGTATTATTCATGAATAAGATGGACATGGCGGTCACAACTCTGAATTGTGACATGGAAGAACTTTATCAAAAGTTCCAGAGGGTAATCGAAAACGTCAACGTCATAATTTCGGAGTTTGAAGTAGCTAATAACCCAATGGGTGATCTTACGTTAGATGTTGCAAAAGGAACTGTAGGTTTCGGTTCCGGTTTGCAAAGTTGGGCCTTCACATTGATGACATTTGCTAGACTTTACTCAAGCAAATTCGGAATTGAACCAAGTGTATTGGTTAAACGTTTTTGGGGTGACAACTTCTACAACGCTAAGACAAAAAAATGGACTAAAGAAAAACCAGCTTCTGACGGCGTTCGTGGCTTTAACCAGTTTATATTGTCGCCGATCTACAAGGTTTTCGATACTATCATGAGAAAAAGTAAGGATGAACAGATCGAATTACTAACGAAGATGGGTGTAACGCTAAATGAAGCTGAGTTATCTCTTCCTGACAAACAAAGACTGAAGACAGCATTACATAAGTGGCTTCCTGCTGGCGACTCACTTCTGCAAATGATATGCATTCATCTCCCTAGTCCTGTCACTTCACAGCAGTACAGAGTAGAAATGCTTTACGAAGGACCCATGGAAGATGAAGCAGCTATTGCAATGAAAAACTGTGATCAGAATGGTCCAGTCATGATGTACATTAGTAAAATGGTGCCGACTTCAGATAAAGGTAGGTTTTATGCGTTTGGCCGTGTgttctctggtacaattggaaCGGGACAAAAAGTAAGAATAACTGGCCCCAACTACGTTCCAGGGAAGAAAGAAGATCTTTATGAAAAGACTATTCAACGAACTGTACTTATGATGGGACGTTCCACGGAAGCGATTGAGGATGTTCCATGTGGAAACATCTGTGGGCTAGTGGGAGTGGATCAGTTTATTGTTAAAACTGGCACCATTACAACATTTGCGGGGGCTCATAACTTGAAGCAAATGAAATTTAGTGTCAGTCCTGTAGTCCGCGTTGCAGTTGACTGTGTAAATCCTGCTGATTTGCCAAAGCTTCTTGAAGGCTTGAATCGTCTTGCCAAAAGTGATCCTATGGTCCAAGTAggttattga
- a CDS encoding putative eukaryotic translation elongation factor translates to MFLDKDGGVGRTHRRRCRLHLEICLKDLREDHACIPLKISNPVVSYRETVTEESNQTCLSKSPNKHNRLYMRALPLSEELAKDIDDGKVSANQDVKDRSRYLIDNYGWDATEARKLWCFGPENAGPNIVVDTTKAVQYLNEIKDSVVAAFQWATKEGVLCQEHMRGVRFNLMDVVLHADAIHRGGNQIIGTARRCFYASVLTAKPCLLEPVYLVEIQGPATAMGGIYSTLNRKRAITLSEERKSDSPMCITKAYMPVNESFGFTTDLRAATGGQAFPQCVFDHWQIYPGDPLDENSKPGQAVAEARKRKALKAGVPSLDNFLDKL, encoded by the exons ATGTTTCTAGATAAAGATGGAGGAGTCGGGCGAACACATCGTCGCAGGTGCCGG CTACATCTTGAAATTTGCCTCAAGGATCTCAGGGAAGATCATGCTTGCATTCCTTTAAAAATAAGTAATCCCGTCGTTTCATATCGCGAGACAGTAACAGAAGAGTCAAACCAAACATGTCTGTCGAAATCCCCCAACAAACATAATCGTCTGTACATGCGTGCCTTACCTTTATCAGAAGAGTTAGCAAAGGACATTGATGACGGAAAAGTCAGCGCTAATCAAGACGTGAAAGATCGTTCTCGTTATCTGATAGACAACTACGGATGGGATGCTACAGAAGCTAGGAAGTTATGGTGCTTCGGTCCAGAGAACGCAGGACCTAATATTGTGGTCGATACCACCAAGGCAGttcaatatttaaatgaaataaaagataGCGTTGTCGCTGCATTCCAATGGGCAACTAAAGAAGGTGTTCTTTGTCAAGAACACATGCGTGGAGTCCGTTTCAATCTCATGGATGTAGTACTTCACGCAGACGCTATTCACCGTGGAGGCAATCAAATCATAGGTACAGCGCGTCGATGCTTCTATGCTTCCGTTCTTACTGCTAAACCATGCTTACTAGAACCCGTTTATCTAGTAGAAATTCAAGGTCCAGCCACTGCTATGGGAGGTATCTACAGTACATTGAATCGCAAAAGGGCCATCACACTTTCAGAAGAACGAAAAAGTGACAGTCCAATGTGTATTACCAAAGCTTACATGCCGGTTAATGAATCTTTCG GCTTCACGACTGATCTCCGCGCTGCAACTGGTGGGCAAGCTTTCCCTCAGTGTGTCTTTGACCACTGGCAAATTTATCCTGGTGATCCTCTCGACGAAAACTCAAAACCTGGACAAGCAGTTGCAGAGGCGCGAAAACGTAAGGCTCTCAAAGCAGGCGTTCCTTCCTTAGATAACTTCCTGGATAAACTATAA